The Dokdonella koreensis DS-123 genome has a segment encoding these proteins:
- the murJ gene encoding murein biosynthesis integral membrane protein MurJ, with protein sequence MPPTPSLLRSMLSFSGGTFVSRVLGLVREMVIAWTFGANATTDAFWVAFRIPNFMRRLFAEGSFAAAFVPVLTEVKERDSAEALRELIARTAGTLGGILLVVTALGIACAEGVTRVFAPGSIDDPAKLALTADLLRLTFPYLLFVSLTALAGSVLNSFHRFALPALTPVIFNLCMIAGALWLAPRMDVPIMALGWAILAAGVLQLLFQLPALRRLNLLTLPRWGWRHPQVQRILKLMVPTLFGSSVAQVNLLLDTLIASFLITGSQTWLSQTDRLLEFPLGLFGVALGTVILPSLSRHHVGDDPLGYSKALDWGLRTALLIALPAMLGLVLLAGPIVSTLFQHGRFDAHDVRMASLSLSALSFGLPAFVLVKVLAPAFYARQDTRTPVRAGVAAMVASMLLNVVFVGLLLALWHAPGDLSDGWLAALERVPGLHVGLALASALASYLNLALLWRALRREGLYRRQPGWGRHLLRLGLACAALVAVLVGGLVVWNDWTAWPAATRLLRLSILIVAAGTAFVATLLALGLRVRDLRAH encoded by the coding sequence ATGCCTCCAACTCCCAGCCTCCTGCGGTCGATGCTGAGCTTCAGCGGCGGCACCTTCGTCTCCCGCGTCCTCGGCCTGGTCCGCGAAATGGTCATCGCCTGGACCTTCGGCGCCAATGCGACCACCGACGCGTTCTGGGTCGCGTTCCGGATCCCCAACTTCATGCGCCGCCTGTTCGCCGAGGGTTCGTTCGCGGCGGCGTTCGTGCCGGTGCTGACCGAGGTCAAGGAGCGCGACAGCGCCGAGGCGCTGCGCGAGCTGATCGCGCGCACGGCCGGCACGCTGGGCGGCATCCTGCTGGTCGTCACCGCACTGGGCATCGCCTGCGCCGAGGGCGTGACGCGTGTCTTCGCACCCGGCTCGATCGACGATCCGGCCAAGCTGGCGCTGACCGCCGACCTGCTGCGGCTGACGTTCCCGTACCTGCTGTTCGTCTCGCTGACGGCACTGGCCGGCAGTGTGCTCAACAGCTTCCACCGCTTCGCGCTGCCGGCGCTCACGCCGGTGATCTTCAACCTGTGCATGATCGCCGGCGCGCTGTGGCTGGCGCCGCGGATGGACGTGCCGATCATGGCGCTGGGCTGGGCGATCCTGGCCGCCGGCGTGCTGCAGTTGCTGTTCCAGCTGCCGGCGCTGCGCCGGCTGAACCTGCTGACGCTGCCGCGCTGGGGCTGGCGCCACCCGCAGGTGCAGCGCATCCTGAAGCTGATGGTGCCGACCCTGTTCGGCTCGTCGGTGGCACAGGTCAACCTGCTGCTCGACACGCTGATCGCCTCGTTCCTGATCACCGGCTCGCAGACCTGGCTGTCGCAGACCGACCGGCTGCTGGAATTTCCATTGGGTCTGTTCGGCGTCGCGCTGGGCACGGTGATCCTGCCCTCGCTTTCGCGCCACCATGTCGGCGACGACCCGCTCGGCTATTCCAAGGCGCTGGACTGGGGCCTGCGCACCGCGCTGCTGATCGCGCTGCCGGCGATGCTCGGCCTGGTGCTGCTGGCCGGCCCGATCGTCTCGACGCTGTTCCAGCACGGCCGTTTCGACGCCCACGACGTGCGCATGGCGTCCCTGTCGCTGTCGGCGCTGAGCTTCGGCCTGCCGGCCTTCGTGCTGGTGAAGGTCCTGGCACCGGCGTTCTATGCGCGCCAGGACACACGCACGCCGGTTCGCGCCGGTGTGGCGGCGATGGTCGCCAGCATGCTGCTCAACGTCGTCTTCGTCGGCCTGCTGCTGGCGCTGTGGCATGCGCCCGGCGACCTGTCCGACGGCTGGCTCGCGGCGCTGGAGCGCGTACCCGGCCTGCACGTGGGGCTCGCGCTCGCCAGCGCGCTCGCCAGCTATCTCAACCTGGCCCTGCTCTGGCGCGCGCTGCGCCGCGAAGGCCTCTATCGCCGCCAACCTGGCTGGGGCCGGCACCTGCTGCGACTGGGCCTAGCCTGCGCCGCGCTGGTCGCCGTGCTCGTCGGCGGGCTCGTCGTCTGGAACGACTGGACCGCCTGGCCGGCGGCGACCCGACTGCTGCGTCTTTCGATCCTGATCGTCGCGGCAGGCACGGCCTTCGTCGCGACGCTGTTGGCGCTCGGCCTGCGCGTCCGCGACCTGCGCGCACACTAG
- a CDS encoding bifunctional riboflavin kinase/FAD synthetase codes for MIQVFHDAAGPPLAPGGSVLCVGAFDGVHRGHRALLDQVRRRADALGLPAAVVSFEPIPREFFARTTPLLRLSDLHDKIEQFEAAGIDILLSLNFDAELAHWEAERFIACVLVDRLQAREVFVGADFRFGHGRKGDVALLRAAGADAGFRVEVFPDFAVDGARVRSSHIRELLAAGDFDGAAALLGRRFRIGGTVVHGQQLGRRLGYPTANIALGSRISPVNGIFAVRVHGLAGEPHPGVASLGVRPTVDGSEPLLEAHLFDFDGDLYGRRLDVEFVAKLRDEEKFADLDALVRQMDLDAAAARTILGLPQAAKAGVTA; via the coding sequence ATGATCCAGGTATTCCACGATGCCGCGGGCCCGCCCTTGGCCCCGGGCGGCAGTGTTCTGTGCGTCGGCGCGTTCGACGGCGTCCATCGCGGCCACCGCGCCCTGCTCGACCAGGTCCGCCGGCGCGCCGACGCGCTCGGCCTGCCGGCGGCCGTGGTCAGCTTCGAGCCGATCCCGCGTGAGTTCTTTGCGCGCACCACGCCGCTGCTGCGCCTGTCGGACCTGCACGACAAGATCGAGCAGTTCGAGGCCGCCGGTATCGACATCCTGCTGTCGCTGAACTTCGATGCCGAGCTGGCCCACTGGGAGGCCGAGCGCTTCATCGCGTGCGTGCTGGTGGACCGGCTGCAGGCCCGCGAGGTCTTCGTCGGCGCCGACTTCCGCTTCGGCCACGGCCGCAAGGGCGACGTCGCGCTGCTGCGCGCGGCCGGCGCCGATGCCGGTTTCCGCGTCGAGGTCTTCCCGGACTTCGCGGTGGACGGCGCGCGCGTGCGCTCCAGCCACATCCGCGAGCTGCTGGCGGCCGGCGATTTCGACGGCGCCGCGGCGCTGCTCGGCCGCCGCTTCCGGATCGGCGGCACCGTGGTGCACGGCCAGCAGCTGGGCCGGCGGCTCGGCTATCCGACCGCGAACATCGCCCTGGGCAGCCGCATCTCGCCGGTCAACGGCATCTTCGCGGTGCGCGTGCACGGCCTGGCCGGCGAGCCGCACCCGGGCGTGGCCAGCCTCGGCGTACGGCCGACCGTCGACGGCAGCGAACCGCTGCTGGAGGCGCACCTGTTCGATTTCGACGGCGACCTGTACGGCCGCCGCCTCGACGTGGAGTTCGTCGCCAAGCTGCGCGACGAGGAAAAATTCGCCGATCTCGACGCCCTGGTCCGCCAGATGGACCTCGACGCCGCCGCGGCGCGCACGATTCTGGGCCTTCCGCAGGCTGCCAAAGCCGGAGTGACCGCGTGA
- the ileS gene encoding isoleucine--tRNA ligase: MTKDYKSTINLPKTDFAMKADLAKREPAMLAEWYASERYQAIQRHTAGRERAFILHDGPPYANGVIHIGHAVNKVLKDVVVKSKLMAGYRSPYVPGWDCHGLPIEIAVEKEVGKVGQKVDAATFRQKCREYAAKQIDLQRADFKRLGILGDWDHPYRTMDARFEADMLRALARIYANGHVTRGFKPVHWCFDCGSALAEAEIEYADKTSPAIDVAYDAVDPQALAKRFGVTVDEATLVAVPIWTTTPWTLPASLAVSLGPELEYVLVEGPAREGKRVLLVIAAALAEKALARYGIDGVALPAGSRTAIGADLELTALHHPFYDRQVPILVGAHVSAEDGTGAVHTAPGHGVEDFAVGQAYGLIDRYSAAELNPVGGNGVYLPGTPLFEGQFIWKANDAIVELLRGNGHLLAFARFEHSYPHCWRHKTPVAFRATPQWFMSMEKEGLRATALEAIKAVRWIPAWGEERITGMIAGRPDWCISRQRTWGVPIALFVEKSTQLPHPRSVELFEQVAQRVEKDGIDAWAALDARELLGEDAERYEKVGDVLDVWFDSGVTHYAVLDQRPELAHGPDDRIMYLEGSDQHRGWFHSSLLTASAMHGRAPYDEVLTHGFTVDQHGRKMSKSLGNVIAPQKVVDTLGADVLRLWVASTDYRNEIAVSDEILKRVSDAYRRIRNTARFLLGNLDGFDPARHLLPVEGCLLLDQWAVQQAHDVQTAVIAAYERYDYPEIVQRVQNFCTNELGSLYLDITKDRLYTMPTDSHGRRSAQSAMFRILEALVRWLAPLTSFTAEEIWQHLPAAAGGSARGASVFFETWYEGLAPMQASPERRRFWADLLAIRGTVSKVLEGMRNDGAIGASLQAEVTLHLDAATRARYADTAAELRFFFITSELVLADLDTRPADAVRVEIDEGEAWVVARPSAAAKCVRCWHYRADVGGTADDPELCGRCVENVAGAGEVRQWF; this comes from the coding sequence GTGACCAAGGACTACAAGAGCACCATCAACCTGCCGAAGACCGACTTCGCGATGAAGGCGGACCTGGCCAAGCGCGAGCCGGCGATGCTGGCCGAGTGGTACGCGAGCGAGCGCTACCAGGCAATCCAGCGCCACACGGCCGGGCGCGAGCGGGCCTTCATCCTGCACGACGGCCCGCCGTACGCGAACGGCGTGATCCACATCGGCCACGCCGTCAACAAGGTGCTCAAGGACGTCGTCGTCAAGTCCAAGCTGATGGCGGGCTACCGGTCGCCGTACGTCCCGGGCTGGGACTGCCACGGCCTGCCGATCGAGATCGCCGTGGAGAAGGAGGTCGGCAAGGTCGGCCAGAAGGTGGACGCGGCAACGTTCCGCCAGAAGTGCCGCGAGTACGCCGCCAAGCAGATCGACCTGCAGCGCGCGGACTTCAAGCGGCTGGGCATCCTCGGCGACTGGGACCATCCGTATCGCACGATGGATGCGCGCTTCGAGGCCGACATGCTGCGCGCCCTGGCCAGGATCTACGCCAACGGCCACGTCACGCGCGGCTTCAAGCCGGTGCATTGGTGCTTCGACTGCGGCTCGGCGCTGGCGGAGGCCGAGATCGAGTATGCCGACAAGACCTCTCCGGCGATCGACGTCGCCTACGACGCGGTCGATCCGCAGGCGCTCGCGAAACGGTTCGGCGTGACGGTCGACGAAGCGACCCTCGTCGCCGTGCCGATCTGGACCACGACGCCGTGGACACTGCCGGCCAGCCTGGCCGTTTCGCTCGGCCCCGAGCTCGAGTACGTGCTGGTCGAGGGGCCGGCGCGCGAGGGCAAGCGCGTGCTGCTGGTGATCGCCGCCGCCCTCGCGGAAAAGGCGCTCGCGCGCTATGGGATCGACGGCGTCGCACTGCCGGCAGGCAGCCGCACGGCGATCGGCGCGGACCTGGAGCTGACCGCCCTGCACCACCCGTTCTACGACCGGCAGGTGCCGATCCTGGTCGGCGCTCACGTCAGCGCCGAGGACGGCACCGGCGCGGTCCACACCGCGCCCGGCCACGGCGTCGAGGACTTCGCGGTCGGGCAGGCCTACGGCCTGATCGACCGCTACAGCGCAGCGGAACTCAATCCGGTCGGCGGCAACGGCGTCTACCTGCCCGGCACGCCGCTGTTCGAGGGGCAGTTCATCTGGAAGGCGAACGACGCGATCGTCGAGCTGCTGCGCGGCAACGGCCACCTGCTCGCGTTCGCCAGGTTCGAGCACAGCTACCCGCACTGCTGGCGCCACAAGACGCCGGTCGCGTTCCGCGCGACGCCGCAGTGGTTCATGAGCATGGAGAAGGAAGGCCTGCGCGCCACCGCCCTGGAGGCGATCAAGGCGGTGCGCTGGATCCCGGCCTGGGGCGAGGAGCGCATCACCGGCATGATCGCCGGCCGGCCCGACTGGTGCATCTCGCGCCAGCGCACCTGGGGCGTGCCGATCGCGCTGTTCGTCGAGAAGAGCACGCAGCTGCCGCATCCGCGCAGCGTCGAGCTGTTCGAGCAGGTCGCGCAGCGCGTCGAGAAGGACGGCATCGACGCCTGGGCCGCGCTCGATGCCCGCGAGCTCCTCGGCGAGGACGCCGAGCGCTACGAGAAGGTCGGCGACGTCCTGGACGTGTGGTTCGACTCGGGCGTGACGCACTACGCCGTGCTCGACCAGCGTCCCGAGCTGGCGCACGGCCCCGACGACCGCATCATGTACCTGGAAGGCTCGGACCAGCACCGCGGCTGGTTCCACTCCTCGCTGCTGACGGCATCGGCGATGCACGGTCGCGCGCCGTACGACGAGGTGCTGACGCACGGCTTCACGGTCGACCAGCACGGCCGCAAGATGTCCAAGTCGCTCGGCAACGTGATCGCGCCGCAGAAGGTCGTCGATACGCTCGGCGCCGACGTGCTGCGCCTGTGGGTGGCTTCGACCGACTACCGCAACGAGATCGCCGTCTCCGACGAGATCCTGAAGCGCGTTTCCGATGCCTATCGCCGCATCCGCAACACCGCCCGCTTCCTGCTCGGCAACCTCGACGGCTTCGATCCGGCCCGGCACCTGCTGCCGGTGGAAGGCTGCCTGCTGCTGGACCAGTGGGCGGTGCAGCAGGCGCACGACGTGCAGACCGCCGTGATCGCCGCCTACGAGCGCTACGACTATCCGGAGATCGTGCAGCGCGTGCAGAACTTCTGCACGAACGAGCTGGGTTCGCTGTACCTGGACATCACCAAGGACCGGCTCTACACGATGCCGACCGACAGCCACGGCCGGCGCAGCGCGCAGAGCGCGATGTTCCGCATCCTCGAGGCACTGGTGCGCTGGCTCGCCCCGCTGACCAGCTTCACCGCCGAGGAGATCTGGCAGCACCTGCCGGCCGCTGCCGGCGGCAGCGCGCGCGGCGCGTCGGTGTTCTTCGAGACCTGGTACGAAGGCCTCGCGCCGATGCAGGCCTCGCCGGAGCGCCGCCGTTTCTGGGCCGACCTGCTGGCGATCCGCGGCACCGTCTCCAAGGTGCTGGAGGGCATGCGCAACGACGGCGCGATCGGCGCCTCGCTGCAGGCCGAGGTGACGCTGCACCTCGACGCCGCGACGCGCGCCCGCTACGCCGACACGGCCGCCGAGCTGCGCTTCTTCTTCATCACCTCGGAACTGGTCCTGGCCGACCTGGATACCCGGCCCGCCGACGCGGTGCGCGTGGAGATCGACGAGGGCGAGGCCTGGGTCGTCGCCCGGCCGAGCGCAGCGGCCAAGTGCGTGCGCTGCTGGCACTACCGGGCGGACGTGGGCGGCACGGCCGACGATCCGGAGCTGTGCGGGCGCTGCGTCGAGAACGTCGCCGGTGCCGGCGAGGTACGGCAGTGGTTCTGA
- a CDS encoding winged helix-turn-helix domain-containing protein — MAQAFRHYRFGRFMLNPQARQLFEDGHLVTLAPKVLDVLLWLFEHRERAVGRDELGAAIWGKADFTDGQLDQLIWGLRRALGDSERAVIRTVPRFGYHWVADVEPVKPPGDADTALAASEAADVDEESPAAPAAEAAKIPAAASATRRLPRFALGVLALLAVAAGAWALHSWHRATPLDAATAKPSAAPATAALVAVLPVAMDVESDSQWAWLRLGLMDLLAARLIEGGVHVVPAQNIVALMGGQGEALPSAEKIREVTGATIVIAPSIHRGSDGWLLRLELGGLEGAREIEVRQAEPTATARQAADRVLVMMNRAPVAGRLGDERAGEEEAALLIDAAVASERFDVAQRLLDEVPPALRGAPRVRFMGVHVLLAQGRTAEALAELEALTGPDSDTMEDVELRSSTLQALGAVLVRSGRPVEALKPLDGAVEAARNGHSAGNYGSALQNRAAMNVLLGRWPEADADFAQARITMEMIGDSLGLAELDANEAGALIKRQRYAEATTLQARAIERLERFPVGEALRVAYGNQIAMELDLLDTQSARATASKALKSMEEATDQRAMSWLAVQVSRADAAAGRLGEAERRLLAVRAALDPAAPADRYSNAQLVLGQLALGRGDAAEAARLAASAEELRPMPAPTAAHFAKVRSAAALLRVRALLALRKSAEAKAASRAFSQWADGSTQPDVITHLRLAEALVSAQEDAPEVAGRHFDAALDAAATAAPASLADVAVAYGTQLLDAHELGPATRVIGRVARWAEQDFDCALLQTRLYHALGQPEPWRRALAAAKRLAGERGIPPALAVAPAPIPARGIDTSISGRASPR, encoded by the coding sequence ATGGCACAGGCGTTCAGGCACTATCGTTTCGGCCGGTTCATGCTGAATCCGCAAGCCCGCCAACTGTTCGAGGACGGGCATCTGGTGACCTTGGCTCCCAAGGTTCTCGATGTCCTGCTGTGGTTGTTCGAACATCGCGAACGCGCGGTCGGCCGTGACGAGCTCGGCGCGGCGATCTGGGGCAAGGCGGATTTCACCGACGGGCAGCTCGACCAGCTGATCTGGGGATTGCGACGCGCACTCGGCGACAGCGAGCGTGCCGTGATCCGCACGGTGCCGCGTTTCGGCTATCACTGGGTCGCCGATGTCGAGCCGGTGAAGCCGCCCGGCGACGCGGACACGGCCCTGGCCGCGTCCGAAGCCGCGGACGTCGACGAGGAGTCTCCCGCCGCTCCTGCGGCGGAGGCGGCCAAGATCCCGGCGGCCGCGAGCGCGACGCGCCGACTCCCGCGATTCGCGCTCGGCGTTCTCGCGCTGCTGGCGGTGGCCGCAGGTGCGTGGGCGCTGCATTCATGGCATCGCGCGACGCCGCTGGACGCGGCGACGGCCAAACCGTCCGCAGCGCCCGCGACGGCAGCCTTGGTGGCGGTGCTCCCGGTCGCGATGGATGTCGAGTCGGACAGCCAGTGGGCGTGGCTGCGCCTGGGCCTGATGGACCTGCTCGCCGCGCGCCTGATCGAAGGCGGTGTCCACGTGGTACCGGCGCAGAACATCGTGGCCCTGATGGGGGGACAGGGCGAAGCCCTTCCGAGTGCGGAAAAGATTCGCGAGGTCACCGGGGCGACGATCGTCATCGCACCGTCGATCCATCGCGGCAGCGACGGCTGGCTGTTGCGGCTGGAGCTCGGCGGCCTGGAAGGAGCCCGCGAGATCGAGGTCCGCCAGGCCGAGCCGACCGCTACGGCGCGCCAGGCAGCCGATCGCGTGCTGGTGATGATGAACCGTGCGCCGGTCGCCGGGCGACTCGGCGACGAGCGCGCCGGCGAGGAAGAAGCCGCGCTGCTCATCGATGCAGCCGTCGCCAGCGAGCGCTTCGACGTCGCGCAGCGGCTCCTGGACGAGGTTCCGCCGGCCCTGCGCGGTGCGCCGCGGGTACGCTTCATGGGCGTCCACGTGCTGCTCGCGCAGGGCAGGACGGCGGAGGCGCTGGCCGAACTGGAAGCGCTGACCGGGCCCGATTCGGACACGATGGAGGACGTCGAGCTGCGTTCGTCGACCCTGCAGGCCTTGGGCGCGGTGCTCGTCCGCAGCGGACGTCCCGTGGAGGCGCTGAAGCCCCTCGACGGTGCCGTCGAGGCCGCCCGCAACGGGCATTCCGCGGGCAACTACGGCTCCGCGCTGCAAAACCGGGCGGCGATGAACGTCCTGCTCGGGCGCTGGCCCGAGGCGGATGCCGACTTCGCCCAGGCGCGCATCACGATGGAGATGATCGGCGACAGCCTCGGCCTGGCGGAGCTGGATGCGAACGAAGCCGGCGCCCTCATCAAACGGCAGCGCTATGCCGAAGCCACGACGCTGCAGGCCCGGGCGATCGAGCGCCTCGAGCGTTTTCCGGTCGGGGAGGCTCTGCGAGTGGCCTATGGCAACCAGATCGCCATGGAACTGGACCTGCTCGACACGCAGTCCGCACGCGCAACGGCGTCCAAGGCCCTGAAAAGCATGGAAGAAGCCACGGACCAGCGGGCCATGTCCTGGCTCGCCGTGCAGGTCAGCCGGGCGGATGCCGCGGCCGGACGCCTGGGTGAGGCGGAACGACGGCTTCTCGCCGTCAGGGCAGCACTCGACCCGGCGGCACCGGCGGATCGCTATTCGAATGCGCAGCTGGTGCTCGGACAACTGGCGCTCGGGCGCGGAGACGCCGCCGAAGCGGCACGCCTGGCTGCCTCGGCCGAGGAACTGCGCCCGATGCCGGCTCCGACCGCCGCGCATTTCGCGAAAGTGCGGTCCGCGGCAGCGCTTCTTCGCGTCCGCGCGCTGCTGGCGCTGCGGAAGTCCGCGGAGGCGAAGGCAGCGTCGCGGGCGTTCTCCCAGTGGGCGGACGGGTCCACCCAACCCGACGTCATCACCCATCTCCGGTTGGCGGAGGCGCTGGTGAGCGCTCAGGAAGACGCCCCCGAGGTCGCCGGCCGGCACTTCGACGCGGCCCTGGACGCCGCTGCGACGGCGGCGCCGGCGAGTCTCGCCGACGTCGCGGTCGCCTACGGCACGCAGTTGCTCGACGCGCATGAGCTCGGACCGGCGACGCGCGTCATCGGGCGCGTCGCCCGCTGGGCGGAACAGGACTTCGACTGCGCCTTGCTGCAGACCAGGCTCTACCACGCGCTGGGCCAGCCGGAACCGTGGCGGCGCGCGCTGGCCGCCGCCAAACGACTGGCCGGCGAGCGCGGCATCCCGCCGGCGCTGGCAGTCGCGCCGGCTCCGATCCCGGCGCGCGGGATCGACACGTCGATTTCCGGCCGCGCTTCTCCGCGCTGA
- a CDS encoding FG-GAP repeat protein, producing MKRFVIPLLAAWAGLGLHPARAAIPAVDATEGGVPASATSAVADSPLAWTAQRMPTPGDGSELRNGIAMTDAVAMVGDLRRVHVYRKEDGRWVERQVLDPSLAVPPEAFFSFGAAIAIRGSQAVIGHARGNNGIDFAPPDPAEAAGTESQPAAYVFEERAGSWIETARLTPDDGAPGSWGQRGNSFATSLAIDGTTVAVGAYSHTPDTDRANQGAVYLFSDDGNGWRQTQKLVPDDGRAGDQFGNAIALQGDTLLIGARGATRNRDFPWHGLVYVFERQNGVWTQRQKLYPSPLSAAIRFGQSLGLDGDTAIVGAPRGLSGYLEYGDARGGVFMLQRSHGLWSVAQALPSLNDKDYADSLGESVAIAGDLAIAGAYQTFYTGGLTQQGTAFAYERDGDRWVRRGRLTSPEGIDYGYFGVWFALSGRSAIIGSFPPGSVFAFEAHKPATAHVQPGSIYATVPPGTSARRSLRIDNPGDQTLQFELNAAAGAHAVSMQPRARSGSGHSTPSGATTGDALDFALDDGGYEAKQSFNFQYTEQAAIWLNRFAAPSGTGAFTVDSISILVPAENGGSLVGRPITLVAYYDADADGDPGNAVRLGTDHPATITAEGQFITFPTDFRVPGDGAVYVGFESTYARGGIAERFPIALDTTAPVLEHSWLASMEDGAPNLEDLSANRVQMYLEDYSREVRAGNAMIRATGKDPANDCIDPAGAPWFTLTPAAGSVPAGGSATIALELDGTGLAEGTHIAQLCVASNDSARAMQRVPVVLSVLPDGAIFRDGFEGTP from the coding sequence ATGAAGCGATTCGTCATACCCCTGCTGGCGGCTTGGGCCGGGCTGGGTCTCCACCCAGCCCGCGCGGCCATCCCGGCCGTCGACGCAACCGAGGGCGGTGTTCCCGCATCGGCCACCTCCGCCGTCGCTGACTCACCCCTGGCCTGGACGGCCCAGCGCATGCCGACGCCCGGCGACGGAAGCGAGCTGCGCAACGGCATCGCGATGACGGACGCGGTGGCCATGGTCGGCGACCTCCGCAGGGTCCACGTCTACCGCAAGGAGGACGGCCGCTGGGTCGAGCGCCAGGTCCTCGATCCCAGCCTCGCCGTCCCACCGGAGGCCTTCTTCTCCTTCGGAGCCGCCATCGCCATTCGCGGTTCGCAAGCCGTGATCGGCCACGCCCGCGGAAACAACGGCATTGATTTCGCCCCGCCGGATCCGGCCGAGGCGGCCGGGACCGAATCGCAGCCCGCGGCCTACGTCTTCGAGGAGCGCGCCGGCTCCTGGATCGAAACGGCCCGCCTGACGCCGGACGACGGCGCTCCCGGCTCGTGGGGGCAACGCGGCAACTCGTTCGCGACCAGCCTGGCGATCGACGGGACGACCGTCGCGGTCGGCGCGTATTCGCACACCCCCGACACCGATCGCGCCAACCAGGGCGCCGTCTACCTGTTCAGCGACGACGGCAACGGCTGGCGGCAGACGCAGAAGCTCGTCCCCGACGACGGTCGCGCCGGCGACCAGTTCGGCAATGCCATCGCGTTGCAGGGAGATACCTTGCTTATCGGTGCACGCGGCGCGACGCGCAACCGCGATTTCCCCTGGCATGGCCTGGTCTACGTGTTCGAGCGCCAGAACGGGGTCTGGACGCAGCGCCAGAAGCTGTATCCGTCGCCGCTGTCGGCGGCGATCCGGTTCGGCCAGTCGCTGGGGCTGGACGGCGACACCGCGATCGTCGGCGCGCCGCGCGGATTGAGTGGCTACCTGGAATACGGCGACGCACGCGGTGGCGTCTTCATGCTGCAGCGCAGCCATGGCCTCTGGTCGGTGGCGCAGGCGCTGCCGTCGCTGAACGACAAGGACTACGCGGACTCGCTCGGCGAGAGTGTCGCCATCGCCGGCGATCTCGCGATCGCCGGCGCCTACCAGACCTTCTACACCGGCGGCCTGACGCAACAGGGCACCGCCTTCGCCTATGAGAGGGACGGCGATCGCTGGGTCCGACGCGGCCGGCTGACCTCGCCGGAAGGCATCGACTACGGCTACTTCGGTGTCTGGTTCGCCCTGTCCGGACGATCGGCGATCATCGGATCCTTCCCTCCCGGCAGCGTCTTCGCCTTCGAGGCACACAAGCCCGCGACCGCGCACGTGCAGCCCGGCTCGATCTACGCGACCGTGCCACCAGGCACCAGCGCGCGGCGATCGCTGCGGATCGACAATCCCGGTGACCAGACGCTGCAGTTCGAACTGAACGCAGCGGCAGGTGCGCACGCGGTGTCGATGCAGCCGCGCGCCCGTTCGGGTTCCGGTCATTCCACGCCATCGGGCGCGACGACGGGCGACGCGCTCGACTTCGCGCTCGACGATGGCGGATACGAAGCCAAGCAGTCGTTCAACTTCCAGTACACCGAGCAAGCCGCCATCTGGCTCAATCGCTTCGCGGCGCCGTCCGGCACCGGTGCCTTCACCGTCGACAGCATCTCGATACTGGTCCCTGCCGAGAACGGCGGATCGCTGGTCGGCCGCCCGATCACCCTGGTCGCTTACTACGACGCGGACGCCGATGGCGACCCGGGCAACGCCGTGCGGCTCGGCACCGACCACCCGGCAACGATCACCGCCGAGGGGCAGTTCATCACGTTCCCGACCGATTTCCGCGTGCCCGGCGACGGCGCCGTCTACGTCGGCTTCGAGTCGACCTACGCGCGCGGCGGCATCGCGGAACGGTTCCCGATCGCGCTGGATACGACGGCGCCCGTGCTCGAACACTCCTGGCTCGCCTCGATGGAAGACGGCGCGCCCAATCTCGAGGACCTCTCCGCCAATCGCGTGCAGATGTACCTCGAGGACTACTCGCGGGAAGTGCGTGCCGGCAACGCGATGATCCGCGCGACCGGCAAGGATCCGGCGAACGACTGCATCGATCCCGCCGGCGCGCCGTGGTTCACGCTGACCCCGGCGGCCGGCTCGGTCCCCGCGGGCGGCTCGGCGACGATCGCGCTGGAACTCGATGGCACCGGACTGGCCGAGGGAACGCACATCGCGCAGCTGTGCGTGGCCAGCAACGATTCCGCGCGCGCGATGCAGCGCGTGCCGGTCGTGCTGTCGGTCCTGCCCGACGGCGCGATCTTCCGCGACGGTTTCGAGGGCACGCCATGA